From a region of the Theobroma cacao cultivar B97-61/B2 chromosome 8, Criollo_cocoa_genome_V2, whole genome shotgun sequence genome:
- the LOC18591606 gene encoding ribonuclease P protein subunit p25-like protein isoform X2 codes for MDRYQRVEKPKAETPIDENEIRITSQGRMRSYITYAMTLLQEKGSNEIVFKAMGRAINKTVTIVELIKRRIVGLHQITSIGSTDITDIWEPLEEGLLPLETTRHVSMITITLSKKELNTSSVGYQPPLPADQVKPSAEIDHEGEGSPNGRGRGRGGRGRPRSRGNGFVSVEYEDGGWDRNRGYARGRGRGRGRGFRGRGRGGYNGPQVDRQQDVGYNYEAPPQGGRGRGRGRGYRGRGRGFRSNGPIQAAA; via the exons GAGACACCCATTGACGAGAATGAGATTCGGATTACCAGTCAAGGCAGGATGCGTAGTTATATCACTTATGCCATGACTCTGCTCCag GAAAAGGGCTCGAATGAAATAGTGTTTAAGGCAATGGGAAGAGCCATCAACAAGACTGTTACTATAGTGGAGTTAATTAAG AGGAGAATTGTTGGTCTACATCAGATTACGTCGATTGGGTCCACGGACATAACAGATATATGGGAGCCTTTGGAGGAAGGACTTCTTCC ATTGGAGACCACAAGGCATGTGTCAATGATCACTATAAccctttcaaaaaaagaattgaataCTTCCTCTGTTGG GTATCAGCCTCCATTACCAGCTGATCAGGTGAAGCCATCCGCAGAAATTGATCATGAAGGAG AGGGCTCACCTAATGGCCGTGGTAGAGGCCGTGGTGGTAGAGGAAGGCCAAGGAGTAGAG GGAATGGTTTTGTCTCTGTGGAGTATGAGGATGGAGGCTGGGACCGCAATCGTGGCTATGCTAGGGGTAGAGGTCGAGGAAGAGGACGTGGTTTCCGAGGCCGTGGGCGTGGAGGATACAACGGACCTCAGGTTGATAGGCAGCAAGATGTAGGCTACAATTATGAAGCCCCTCCTCAAGGTGGCCGTG GCCGTGGCCGTGGCAGGGGATATCGTGGAAGGGGCCGTGGGTTTAGATCTAATGGGCCGATCCAGGCAGCTGCATGA
- the LOC18591606 gene encoding uncharacterized protein LOC18591606 isoform X1 produces MDRYQRVEKPKAETPIDENEIRITSQGRMRSYITYAMTLLQEKGSNEIVFKAMGRAINKTVTIVELIKRRIVGLHQITSIGSTDITDIWEPLEEGLLPLETTRHVSMITITLSKKELNTSSVGYQPPLPADQVKPSAEIDHEGGKDTFCYLHCFSVMPIFRFIEFFCLAEGSPNGRGRGRGGRGRPRSRGNGFVSVEYEDGGWDRNRGYARGRGRGRGRGFRGRGRGGYNGPQVDRQQDVGYNYEAPPQGGRGRGRGRGYRGRGRGFRSNGPIQAAA; encoded by the exons GAGACACCCATTGACGAGAATGAGATTCGGATTACCAGTCAAGGCAGGATGCGTAGTTATATCACTTATGCCATGACTCTGCTCCag GAAAAGGGCTCGAATGAAATAGTGTTTAAGGCAATGGGAAGAGCCATCAACAAGACTGTTACTATAGTGGAGTTAATTAAG AGGAGAATTGTTGGTCTACATCAGATTACGTCGATTGGGTCCACGGACATAACAGATATATGGGAGCCTTTGGAGGAAGGACTTCTTCC ATTGGAGACCACAAGGCATGTGTCAATGATCACTATAAccctttcaaaaaaagaattgaataCTTCCTCTGTTGG GTATCAGCCTCCATTACCAGCTGATCAGGTGAAGCCATCCGCAGAAATTGATCATGAAGGAGGTAAGGACACATTTTGTTATTTGCACTGTTTTTCTGTGATGCCCATATTTCGTTTTATAGAATTCTTTTGTTTGGCAGAGGGCTCACCTAATGGCCGTGGTAGAGGCCGTGGTGGTAGAGGAAGGCCAAGGAGTAGAG GGAATGGTTTTGTCTCTGTGGAGTATGAGGATGGAGGCTGGGACCGCAATCGTGGCTATGCTAGGGGTAGAGGTCGAGGAAGAGGACGTGGTTTCCGAGGCCGTGGGCGTGGAGGATACAACGGACCTCAGGTTGATAGGCAGCAAGATGTAGGCTACAATTATGAAGCCCCTCCTCAAGGTGGCCGTG GCCGTGGCCGTGGCAGGGGATATCGTGGAAGGGGCCGTGGGTTTAGATCTAATGGGCCGATCCAGGCAGCTGCATGA